From candidate division WOR-3 bacterium, a single genomic window includes:
- a CDS encoding tetratricopeptide repeat protein yields MEICPFLSSSIWERKENGEEILKLKEVPCQKEKCFLFRDGRCGVAFDFNYTVLKENIYEFTLNVNENMKALYDLIKETREEGIKKFFSIEEKFNTMQLNLAKILYKFSEDIVNYIKSSKEEESKRLEDFKVYFHEILNNNYENFKKILEESVKERNEFMKYFESALTKILDSEKQKFEEITKLSESKISELMSNLDKEREVLNELFLKMKEFTEGVISYKEKMEEVVKREENLRKFETAKSFYLRGEYKEAEKILKEILKTYEIEEAYLLLGLVLIGNRNFEEAEIYLKKYMETHPEVPEVLSGIARVLFERGEYESAISFLEKAKEKSPDSEDILYLYGLALIRKGEIDEAKKVFERIIEINPYFEPAREAIKKYINPLS; encoded by the coding sequence ATGGAAATATGTCCCTTTTTGTCAAGTTCAATCTGGGAAAGGAAGGAAAACGGTGAAGAAATTTTAAAATTAAAGGAAGTTCCTTGTCAAAAAGAAAAATGTTTCCTTTTCAGGGATGGAAGATGCGGTGTTGCTTTTGATTTTAATTATACAGTTTTAAAAGAAAATATCTATGAATTTACTCTTAATGTAAATGAGAATATGAAGGCTTTATATGATCTTATAAAAGAAACAAGGGAAGAGGGAATTAAAAAATTTTTTTCAATTGAAGAAAAATTTAATACTATGCAGTTGAATCTTGCAAAAATTTTATATAAATTTTCAGAGGATATAGTTAATTACATTAAAAGTTCAAAAGAGGAAGAAAGTAAAAGGTTAGAGGATTTTAAGGTCTACTTTCATGAAATTTTAAATAATAACTATGAAAATTTTAAAAAAATTTTAGAAGAATCTGTTAAGGAAAGGAATGAATTTATGAAATATTTTGAGTCAGCCTTAACAAAAATTCTTGATTCAGAAAAACAAAAATTTGAAGAGATAACTAAATTGTCAGAAAGTAAAATATCTGAATTAATGAGTAATTTAGATAAGGAACGTGAAGTACTTAATGAACTCTTTTTAAAGATGAAAGAATTTACTGAGGGAGTTATTTCTTATAAGGAAAAAATGGAAGAGGTAGTTAAAAGGGAGGAGAATTTGAGAAAATTTGAAACTGCAAAATCCTTTTATTTAAGGGGAGAATATAAAGAGGCGGAAAAGATATTGAAGGAAATATTAAAAACCTATGAAATTGAAGAAGCTTATCTTTTGCTTGGTTTAGTTCTTATTGGCAATAGGAATTTTGAAGAGGCAGAAATTTATTTAAAAAAATATATGGAAACTCACCCTGAAGTTCCTGAAGTCTTATCAGGTATAGCAAGAGTTCTATTTGAAAGAGGAGAATATGAAAGTGCTATTTCCTTCTTAGAAAAAGCCAAGGAAAAATCACCTGATTCAGAAGATATTCTTTATCTTTATGGCTTAGCTCTTATAAGAAAGGGTGAAATTGATGAGGCTAAGAAAGTATTTGAAAGAATAATAGAAATAAATCCTTACTTTGAACCAGCAAGGGAGGCTATTAAAAAGTATATAAATCCTTTAAGTTAG
- a CDS encoding chemotaxis protein CheD codes for MKPEYFIGIGEGKVLKGEGVLKAIGVGSCIVLILFDRENKIGGFVHSMLPAPKRLDDNTPGYRYVNKAIPQIVKEMEHIGAKKENLEAYLIGGATIFDSPISTSPWSIGARNVLEARNVLMRLDIKIVKEDVGGNEGRSVIFDVSEGKIVVRRKDKELVLR; via the coding sequence ATGAAACCCGAATATTTTATTGGGATAGGTGAAGGGAAGGTTTTAAAAGGTGAGGGTGTGCTTAAAGCAATAGGAGTTGGTTCCTGTATAGTATTGATACTTTTTGATAGAGAAAATAAAATTGGAGGATTTGTGCATTCCATGCTTCCTGCTCCAAAAAGATTAGATGATAATACGCCTGGTTACAGGTATGTTAATAAGGCAATTCCCCAGATTGTTAAAGAAATGGAGCATATAGGAGCAAAAAAGGAAAACTTAGAAGCCTATTTAATAGGTGGTGCAACGATATTTGATTCTCCTATTTCCACTTCTCCTTGGTCAATTGGTGCCAGAAATGTTCTGGAGGCAAGAAATGTTCTTATGAGACTTGATATAAAAATTGTAAAGGAAGATGTTGGTGGAAATGAAGGAAGATCTGTTATATTTGATGTAAGCGAGGGAAAAATTGTTGTGAGAAGGAAGGATAAAGAACTTGTCCTCAGATAA
- a CDS encoding chemotaxis response regulator protein-glutamate methylesterase codes for MSSDKIKVLVVDDSYLMRILISDILSSFSDIEVVGTAKDGKEAIELVKKLKPDVVTLDYEMPGLSGIEVLEHIMKENPIPCIMLSAYTKEGAELTLSALSKGAFDFVTKPSGSISMDIDKIKMELYEKIKLAKNVNPHILKFKFKKVEIKEKEKVKKVNAIGIVSSTGGPPVIEFILKNIPKVKVPIFIVQHMPKSFTSLFAERLKIVTGKKVFEARDKEKVKEGYIYIAPGGIHMSLKKIKEEIFIDLIDEEPKWGVKPSGDYILSAIAEIYGENSIGIILTGMGKDGSEGAKKIKENGGIIISQNKETSVIYGMPCAVKDISDFILSPEEIVEKITEFL; via the coding sequence TTGTCCTCAGATAAGATTAAGGTTCTTGTTGTTGATGATTCCTATTTAATGCGAATACTTATAAGTGATATTTTATCTTCCTTTAGTGATATAGAAGTTGTTGGAACTGCGAAAGACGGAAAAGAAGCAATTGAACTTGTTAAAAAATTAAAACCAGATGTTGTTACTCTTGATTATGAGATGCCAGGTTTAAGTGGGATTGAAGTTCTCGAACATATAATGAAAGAAAACCCTATTCCCTGTATAATGCTTTCTGCATATACAAAAGAAGGTGCAGAGTTAACACTTTCTGCATTGAGTAAGGGTGCCTTTGATTTTGTGACAAAACCTTCTGGTTCTATTTCAATGGATATTGATAAGATAAAAATGGAGCTTTATGAAAAAATTAAACTTGCTAAAAATGTCAATCCTCATATACTAAAATTTAAGTTTAAAAAAGTTGAAATAAAAGAAAAGGAAAAAGTTAAAAAAGTTAATGCAATTGGAATAGTTTCTTCAACAGGTGGACCCCCTGTTATTGAATTTATTTTAAAAAATATTCCAAAGGTTAAAGTTCCAATTTTTATTGTCCAGCACATGCCAAAAAGTTTTACATCCCTTTTTGCTGAAAGACTTAAAATTGTCACAGGAAAAAAAGTTTTTGAAGCAAGGGATAAAGAAAAAGTAAAAGAGGGATACATTTATATTGCACCAGGTGGAATTCATATGAGTTTAAAAAAGATAAAAGAAGAAATATTTATAGATTTAATTGATGAAGAACCTAAGTGGGGAGTAAAACCGAGTGGTGATTATATTCTTTCAGCTATTGCAGAAATTTACGGTGAAAATTCAATTGGAATAATTTTAACAGGAATGGGAAAGGATGGAAGTGAGGGTGCAAAAAAAATTAAAGAAAATGGAGGAATAATAATATCTCAGAATAAGGAAACATCTGTTATTTATGGAATGCCATGTGCAGTGAAGGATATATCTGATTTTATTTTATCTCCAGAAGAGATTGTTGAAAAAATTACTGAATTTTTATGA
- a CDS encoding DUF58 domain-containing protein — MIEELKRIENLKSLRLKVKALLEGILIGVHKSPLHGYSSEFVEHREYSLGDDLRMVDWKVFARKERLYTKKFSEETNSNVYFLLDSSKSMDYGAPTKIEYAKVLILSLSYLFHLQRDAPSLFVFSDREKFFIPPSTKRGNLEKIRDVLEKLKAEGKTEPGEIFPYLIEIIKKRSIIFLFTDYYHKPYEFVKGLKYLKAKNNKVYSIRLVSEEEFNLYKNPPFILKDLETENELVIDEKKLWEDFKKKLYEFEKNLNEEILRRGIKNFNINTFESYEKNLLMIIKSL; from the coding sequence ATGATAGAAGAGTTAAAGAGAATTGAAAATTTAAAAAGCTTGAGATTAAAGGTAAAAGCTCTTTTAGAAGGAATTTTAATTGGTGTTCACAAAAGTCCCCTGCATGGATACTCCTCAGAATTTGTTGAACATAGAGAATATTCTCTGGGTGATGACTTAAGGATGGTTGACTGGAAGGTTTTTGCAAGGAAAGAAAGATTATATACAAAGAAATTTTCTGAGGAAACAAATTCAAATGTTTATTTTTTGCTTGATTCGTCTAAATCAATGGATTATGGAGCGCCAACTAAAATTGAATATGCAAAGGTTTTAATTTTATCCCTTTCATATCTTTTTCATCTTCAAAGGGATGCACCTTCACTTTTTGTTTTTTCTGATAGAGAGAAATTTTTTATACCTCCTTCAACAAAAAGAGGAAATTTGGAAAAAATTAGAGATGTTCTTGAAAAATTGAAAGCAGAGGGTAAAACAGAACCAGGTGAAATTTTTCCTTATCTTATTGAGATAATTAAAAAGAGAAGTATTATTTTTCTTTTTACTGATTATTACCACAAACCCTATGAATTTGTGAAAGGTTTAAAATACTTAAAAGCAAAGAATAACAAGGTTTACTCAATAAGACTTGTTTCAGAGGAAGAATTTAATCTTTATAAAAATCCCCCTTTTATTTTAAAGGATTTAGAAACAGAAAATGAACTTGTTATTGATGAAAAAAAATTATGGGAAGATTTTAAAAAAAAATTATATGAGTTTGAAAAAAATCTAAATGAAGAAATTTTAAGGAGAGGTATAAAGAATTTTAATATAAATACCTTTGAGTCCTATGAAAAGAATTTATTAATGATTATTAAATCTTTATGA
- a CDS encoding BatA domain-containing protein — protein MIFLKPLLLLLLPFSLIPLVIHLLLQLRRTKILYPWVFIFEKEKEIRKKRKIKDILVLILRILVIFFVILSFSEPIIKSKYGIFDHIVYFEHPFYKKKLKDFNVKKIPFSKIDSLLNDKKVKNIYFLGPLPDTALIKLSILENKRIYLIGEKKVKNIKIKDIIDDYEGIYIVISSDFDTSNIPLEIYHERDMILREEINIKKGDNLFSFNLTSDWNPVFIKIDVKDDYPDDNEKFFYGKKNKGAKIKIIGDNKYITAFSEAMKKGEEEVFIVIGIKDIKLIEKLISENKNLIIFPDTLIYELELLLEKKGIILKGKLNNVKSLNQKIYFKKFFVISGDKNFKIKDFNYNIFSLTYNLCLAGFYPEEEYTNFVYYPDFAALLYEVVNFFVTKKFSIPESSFLVLNLDEDKYSLYTSKGERIFDYEGRKIFLKPLSRGIYYLRGKNKEIILEVNPPSLPSISEINEMNSNFISIKDKKEFFSINLKKNFLFVSIFLFLLEVLLCLI, from the coding sequence ATGATATTTTTAAAACCTCTTTTACTTTTACTCTTACCTTTTTCTTTAATTCCCCTTGTAATTCATCTTCTTTTACAGTTAAGAAGAACAAAAATTTTATATCCCTGGGTTTTTATTTTTGAAAAAGAAAAGGAAATAAGAAAAAAAAGAAAAATAAAGGATATTTTAGTTCTTATCCTAAGAATTCTTGTAATTTTTTTTGTTATACTCTCTTTTAGTGAGCCTATTATTAAATCGAAATACGGAATTTTTGATCATATTGTTTATTTTGAACATCCCTTTTATAAAAAAAAGTTAAAGGATTTTAATGTTAAAAAAATTCCCTTTTCTAAAATTGATTCTCTTTTAAATGATAAAAAAGTAAAAAATATTTATTTTTTAGGACCTCTACCTGATACTGCTTTAATTAAACTTTCAATTTTAGAGAATAAAAGAATTTATCTGATCGGAGAGAAAAAAGTTAAAAACATAAAAATAAAAGATATAATTGATGACTATGAAGGTATTTATATTGTAATTTCTTCTGATTTTGATACTTCAAATATTCCACTTGAAATTTATCACGAAAGGGATATGATTTTAAGAGAAGAAATTAATATTAAAAAGGGAGACAATTTATTTAGTTTCAATTTAACTTCAGACTGGAATCCAGTTTTTATAAAAATTGATGTCAAAGATGATTATCCTGATGATAACGAAAAATTTTTTTACGGTAAAAAAAATAAAGGAGCAAAAATAAAAATTATAGGTGATAATAAATACATAACTGCTTTTTCTGAGGCAATGAAAAAAGGAGAAGAGGAAGTTTTTATTGTGATTGGAATTAAAGATATAAAACTTATTGAAAAACTCATTTCAGAAAATAAAAACCTAATAATTTTCCCTGATACTTTAATTTATGAATTGGAATTATTATTGGAAAAGAAAGGAATAATTTTGAAAGGTAAATTAAATAATGTTAAAAGTTTAAATCAAAAAATATATTTCAAAAAATTTTTTGTTATATCAGGTGATAAAAATTTTAAGATAAAGGATTTTAATTATAATATTTTTTCCCTTACTTATAATCTGTGTTTAGCAGGTTTTTATCCTGAAGAAGAGTATACAAATTTTGTATATTATCCTGATTTTGCTGCACTTCTTTATGAGGTTGTAAATTTTTTTGTAACAAAAAAATTTTCAATTCCTGAAAGTAGTTTTTTAGTTTTAAATTTAGATGAAGATAAATATTCTCTTTATACTTCAAAGGGAGAAAGAATTTTTGATTATGAGGGTAGAAAAATTTTTTTAAAACCACTATCAAGGGGTATTTATTATCTTAGAGGTAAAAACAAAGAAATTATACTTGAGGTAAATCCACCTTCACTTCCTTCAATTTCAGAAATAAATGAAATGAATAGTAATTTTATTTCTATAAAGGATAAAAAAGAGTTTTTTTCAATAAATCTTAAAAAAAATTTCCTTTTTGTTTCAATTTTTCTTTTTTTATTAGAGGTTTTATTATGTCTTATTTAA